In Amycolatopsis methanolica 239, a single genomic region encodes these proteins:
- a CDS encoding CHAT domain-containing protein, with the protein MSAQRESRRALGRASELRGRAADAAGNFRNVEAVRLFNRALRVLADGPDDVEWITLRARVLLGLAMSEAETGSAAAGLRHLDDALRLTGRLPPGPPQRVLRALVGAQRALVLGRIGRLTEALALFDEILPVLENEADDNALSLTRNLMNRANINVELQRPAAALADLRRCLELATEHGLTRLEGKVRHLLGEQGQLLGDIPGALRHYEQAARIYEDAAPGWLARLRVDQARALLVAGLAEDAARHLDEVLPELYSSRNVQDIAEAEVARAAAAILDNDHGRARELAELARRRFLRRGNERWAAVAALTRLRADATEVLGGTRRPPARLVTGLTGHADRLAELGLRDEAAVARLLAVRLLLRRGDVGAAEELLARVPRPRHTTPIDHVMLLRLCRAELAVATGRPRAALAQARTGFAELSRVRDRMGGLDLVCGTAVHGQELGRLAVGLVLGTTRGHAGARRLFAWQERTRAQVYRYEPLPAIDDPVLARLITEMRQVQRLAQQNRLDGRPVAALEQRYARLQREAGRLGWYTSPWGRPRPVSSPEEVAAELGERVLVSLIGQDGELSAVVVRDGRFRLVRLGGLDEVVEITKQLHADLNALAPDHLPPPLVSAVTASAEKRARLLDERVVRPLADAIGDRELVIVPTGPLYALPWPALPSLRGRPLSIAPSATAWVTAMRRELIDPVVLVGGPDVPGAIGEVRQLRAVYPSATLVDGPAATSSAVLEALDGSGLAHLVAHGAHEPANALFSRLELVDGPLFAHETARLRRPPDRVVLAACELAMSHIRPGEEALGFAGALLASGSRTIVGAIARVGDRAAAEAMTDLHQRLASGISPALALAHATAADPLRRPFLCLGAG; encoded by the coding sequence GTGTCAGCTCAGCGTGAGTCCCGGCGTGCGCTGGGCCGGGCATCGGAGCTGCGTGGGCGGGCCGCGGACGCAGCGGGCAACTTCCGCAACGTGGAGGCGGTGCGGTTGTTCAACCGCGCGTTGCGGGTGCTCGCGGACGGGCCGGACGACGTCGAGTGGATCACCCTGCGGGCACGGGTCCTGCTCGGCCTCGCGATGTCGGAGGCCGAGACCGGGTCGGCGGCAGCGGGCCTGCGCCACCTCGACGACGCCCTGCGGCTGACCGGGCGGCTGCCGCCCGGGCCGCCCCAGCGGGTCCTGCGGGCGCTGGTCGGCGCCCAGCGCGCGCTGGTGCTCGGCCGGATCGGCCGGCTGACCGAAGCGCTGGCGCTGTTCGACGAGATCCTGCCGGTGCTGGAAAACGAGGCCGACGACAACGCGCTGTCGCTGACCCGCAACCTGATGAACCGCGCCAACATCAACGTCGAGCTGCAGCGGCCCGCGGCGGCGCTGGCGGACCTGCGGCGCTGCCTGGAACTGGCCACCGAGCACGGGCTGACCCGGCTGGAGGGCAAGGTCCGGCACCTGCTGGGCGAGCAGGGGCAGCTCCTCGGCGACATCCCCGGCGCGTTGCGGCACTACGAGCAGGCCGCACGGATCTACGAGGACGCGGCTCCCGGCTGGCTCGCCCGGCTACGCGTCGACCAGGCCAGGGCGCTGCTCGTCGCCGGTCTCGCCGAGGATGCGGCGCGGCACCTCGACGAGGTCCTGCCCGAGCTGTATTCGAGCCGCAACGTGCAGGACATCGCCGAGGCCGAAGTCGCCCGCGCCGCGGCCGCGATCCTCGACAACGACCACGGCCGGGCCCGCGAGCTGGCCGAGCTGGCCCGGCGCCGGTTCCTCCGGCGCGGCAACGAACGCTGGGCCGCGGTCGCTGCGCTGACCCGGCTGCGCGCCGACGCCACCGAGGTCCTCGGCGGCACGCGACGGCCGCCGGCGCGGCTCGTCACGGGTCTCACCGGGCACGCCGACCGCCTCGCCGAACTGGGGCTGCGCGACGAAGCGGCGGTCGCCCGGCTGCTCGCGGTGCGGCTGCTGCTGCGCCGTGGGGACGTCGGTGCCGCCGAGGAGCTGCTCGCACGGGTGCCGCGGCCACGTCACACCACGCCGATCGACCACGTCATGCTGCTGCGGCTGTGCCGGGCCGAACTCGCTGTGGCGACCGGCCGTCCGCGTGCGGCGCTGGCGCAGGCGCGCACCGGCTTCGCCGAGCTGAGCCGGGTGCGCGACCGGATGGGCGGGCTGGACCTGGTGTGCGGGACCGCGGTGCACGGCCAGGAGCTGGGCCGTCTCGCGGTCGGGTTGGTGCTCGGCACGACCCGCGGTCACGCCGGCGCGCGCAGGCTGTTCGCGTGGCAGGAGCGGACGCGTGCGCAGGTCTACCGCTACGAGCCGCTGCCCGCCATCGACGATCCGGTGCTGGCCCGGCTCATCACCGAGATGCGGCAGGTGCAGCGGCTCGCGCAGCAGAACCGGCTCGACGGCAGGCCGGTGGCGGCGCTGGAGCAGCGCTACGCCCGGCTGCAGCGGGAGGCGGGCCGCCTCGGCTGGTACACCAGCCCGTGGGGCAGGCCGCGCCCGGTCAGCTCACCCGAGGAGGTGGCCGCCGAGCTGGGCGAGCGCGTGCTGGTCAGCCTGATCGGCCAGGACGGCGAGCTGTCCGCGGTGGTCGTGCGGGACGGCCGGTTCCGGCTGGTGCGGCTGGGCGGGCTGGACGAGGTCGTGGAGATCACCAAGCAGCTGCACGCCGACTTGAACGCGCTGGCTCCGGACCACCTGCCGCCGCCCCTGGTCTCGGCCGTCACGGCGTCCGCGGAGAAGCGCGCCCGCCTGCTCGACGAGCGGGTCGTGCGGCCGCTCGCGGACGCGATCGGCGACCGCGAGCTGGTGATCGTGCCGACCGGGCCGCTGTACGCGCTGCCGTGGCCCGCCCTGCCGTCGTTGCGCGGCCGTCCGCTGTCGATCGCGCCGTCGGCGACCGCGTGGGTGACCGCGATGCGCCGCGAGCTGATCGACCCGGTCGTGCTGGTCGGCGGGCCGGACGTGCCCGGCGCGATCGGCGAGGTGCGGCAGCTGCGCGCGGTCTACCCGTCGGCGACGCTGGTCGACGGCCCGGCGGCGACCAGTTCCGCGGTGCTGGAAGCGCTCGACGGGTCCGGCCTGGCGCACCTGGTCGCACATGGCGCGCACGAACCGGCGAACGCCTTGTTCTCGCGGCTGGAACTGGTCGACGGGCCGCTGTTCGCACACGAGACCGCGCGGCTGCGGCGCCCGCCGGACCGGGTGGTGCTGGCCGCGTGCGAGCTGGCGATGAGCCACATCAGGCCTGGTGAGGAGGCGCTGGGGTTCGCCGGCGCGCTGCTGGCGAGCGGGTCCCGCACGATCGTCGGGGCGATCGCGCGGGTCGGCGACCGCGCGGCGGCGGAGGCGATGACCGACCTGCACCAGCGGCTCGCGTCGGGGATCTCCCCGGCGCTGGCCCTGGCGCACGCGACCGCCGCCGATCCGCTGCGCCGCCCGTTCCTCTGCCTCGGCGCCGGTTAG
- a CDS encoding SRPBCC family protein: MPARTFSFEVTRTSSAPPATLFRLETDGARWSDWAKPLIVVSRWDRWADPAGGVGAIRAVGAWPLLMREETLEYEQDRRHVYTFAEPAPVRGYRGEVTFEPDGTGTRLTWRGSFQEKIPGTGPVVRAALAGAIKFLSAKLVKAAER; encoded by the coding sequence ATGCCCGCCAGGACGTTCTCCTTCGAGGTCACCCGCACCAGCAGCGCCCCGCCCGCGACCCTGTTCCGGCTGGAGACCGACGGCGCCCGCTGGTCCGACTGGGCGAAACCGCTCATCGTCGTGTCCCGCTGGGACCGGTGGGCCGATCCGGCAGGCGGGGTGGGCGCGATCCGGGCCGTCGGTGCGTGGCCGCTGCTCATGCGCGAGGAGACGCTCGAGTACGAGCAGGACCGCCGCCACGTCTACACCTTCGCCGAGCCCGCGCCGGTGCGCGGTTACCGCGGCGAGGTGACCTTCGAACCGGACGGCACCGGCACGCGGCTGACCTGGCGCGGCTCGTTCCAGGAGAAGATCCCCGGCACCGGGCCGGTCGTGCGCGCCGCGCTCGCGGGGGCGATCAAGTTCCTGTCCGCGAAGCTGGTCAAGGCCGCCGAGCGCTAA
- a CDS encoding antitoxin, whose product MGIDFNEIKKKAQEALGHNAGKIEHGLDKASGFAKSKFGQHSSKIDNVTSKAKDFLHKQTGGGHGEPGPQGGPGPAGPQTGPQSGPTGPTSQP is encoded by the coding sequence ATGGGCATCGACTTCAACGAGATCAAGAAAAAGGCGCAAGAGGCGCTCGGCCACAACGCCGGCAAGATCGAACACGGCCTGGACAAGGCGAGCGGGTTCGCCAAGTCGAAGTTCGGCCAGCACTCCAGCAAGATCGACAACGTCACGTCGAAGGCGAAGGACTTCCTGCACAAGCAGACCGGCGGCGGGCACGGCGAACCCGGCCCGCAGGGCGGCCCCGGACCGGCCGGACCCCAGACCGGACCCCAGAGTGGCCCGACCGGGCCGACCAGCCAGCCGTAA
- a CDS encoding prephenate dehydrogenase encodes MIGLGLIGGSVLRAAAAVGRGVWGATASAADAEAAAADGFDASTDVEAALRRAAERDALVVLAVPLTAVEEVLRAVAVCAPSCLLTDVTSVKTGVLTAARAFAPNARYVGGHPMAGTAESGWRAGDAALFGGAAWVVCVEDDTDLGAWAEVARLAIDLGSHVVPLTAATHDEAVARISHLPHLLAAVLAAVGADGGPVAMALAAGSYTDGTRVAATRPALVRAMTEGNREALLPVIDEALGRLGALRGSLASTGGLAVSIESGYEGAQALAAARQATLSGVRVALGAPDARDGLRALGERGGRITSLTEDTAVGEVP; translated from the coding sequence GTGATCGGGCTCGGGTTGATCGGCGGCTCGGTGCTGCGCGCGGCCGCGGCGGTGGGGCGCGGGGTGTGGGGCGCCACGGCCTCGGCGGCTGACGCCGAAGCGGCGGCCGCCGACGGGTTCGACGCCTCGACGGACGTGGAAGCCGCCCTGCGGCGCGCCGCCGAGCGGGACGCGCTGGTGGTGCTGGCCGTGCCGCTGACCGCCGTCGAAGAGGTGCTGCGGGCGGTCGCCGTGTGCGCGCCGTCGTGCCTGCTGACGGACGTGACCAGCGTGAAGACGGGTGTGCTGACGGCCGCGCGGGCGTTCGCACCGAACGCCCGGTACGTCGGCGGGCACCCGATGGCGGGCACCGCCGAGTCCGGCTGGCGCGCCGGCGACGCCGCGCTGTTCGGCGGCGCGGCGTGGGTGGTGTGCGTCGAGGACGACACCGACCTCGGCGCGTGGGCCGAGGTGGCCCGGCTGGCGATCGACCTCGGCTCGCACGTGGTCCCGCTGACCGCGGCCACCCACGACGAGGCGGTCGCCCGGATCTCCCACCTGCCGCACCTGCTGGCCGCGGTGCTCGCGGCCGTGGGGGCGGACGGCGGGCCGGTCGCGATGGCGCTGGCCGCCGGCTCCTACACCGACGGCACCCGGGTGGCCGCCACCCGGCCGGCGCTGGTGCGCGCGATGACCGAGGGCAACCGCGAAGCGCTGCTGCCCGTGATCGACGAGGCCCTCGGCCGGCTGGGCGCCCTGCGCGGGTCACTGGCCTCGACCGGCGGCCTCGCCGTCAGCATCGAATCGGGCTACGAGGGCGCGCAAGCGCTTGCGGCCGCCAGGCAGGCCACGCTGTCGGGCGTCCGCGTCGCGCTGGGCGCGCCGGACGCCCGGGACGGCCTGCGTGCGCTCGGCGAGCGCGGCGGCCGCATCACTTCCCTCACCGAGGACACCGCCGTCGGCGAGGTGCCGTAA
- a CDS encoding M20 metallopeptidase family protein, with protein sequence MTGPTELPPLPDTRLAALLSEAEALQPATVALRREIHRRPEQGLHLPHTQAAVRRALEGLPLEIVEGKSTSALIAVLRGAQDGPAVLLRGDMDALPLQEDTGLEFASEVDGTMHACGHDGHTAMLASAARLLAARRHELAGSVVFMFQPGEEGYHGARHMIHEGVLDAAGSRAEKAFGIHLLSHIESGLITTRPGPLMASNDTFTVQVTGKGGHGSSPHNAIDPVPAAAAMVGALQTMVTRRVSVFDPAVVSVTRIQAGTTTNIIPETAEVAGTIRTLSESTRALVKAELPKVCEAVGEAHGCRVLVDIEPGYPVTVNDPDQALRVLDLAQRVLGRAELMPDPIMGAEDFSYVLQRVLGAFAFLGACPPDVDPAEAPTNHSNRVRHDEGAFPAGVAMYAAFALDALAG encoded by the coding sequence ATGACGGGACCCACGGAGTTGCCCCCATTGCCGGACACCCGGCTCGCCGCGTTGCTCTCCGAGGCCGAGGCTCTGCAACCGGCCACCGTCGCGCTGCGCCGCGAGATCCACCGGAGGCCGGAGCAGGGCCTCCACCTGCCGCACACGCAGGCCGCCGTCCGTCGGGCGCTGGAGGGCCTCCCGCTGGAGATCGTCGAGGGGAAGTCGACCTCCGCGCTGATCGCGGTGCTGCGCGGCGCGCAGGACGGGCCCGCGGTGCTGCTGCGCGGGGACATGGACGCGCTGCCGCTGCAGGAGGACACCGGGCTGGAGTTCGCCTCCGAAGTGGACGGGACCATGCACGCGTGCGGCCACGACGGCCACACCGCGATGCTCGCCTCCGCCGCGCGGCTGCTCGCGGCTCGCCGGCACGAGCTGGCCGGGTCGGTCGTGTTCATGTTCCAGCCCGGCGAGGAGGGCTACCACGGCGCGCGGCACATGATCCACGAAGGCGTGCTGGACGCTGCCGGGTCGCGGGCCGAGAAGGCCTTCGGCATCCACCTGCTGTCCCACATCGAGTCCGGGCTGATCACCACGCGGCCCGGTCCGCTGATGGCGTCGAACGACACGTTCACGGTCCAGGTCACCGGCAAGGGCGGGCACGGGTCCAGCCCGCACAACGCGATCGACCCGGTGCCGGCGGCCGCGGCGATGGTCGGCGCACTGCAGACGATGGTGACGCGGCGGGTCAGCGTGTTCGACCCGGCTGTGGTGTCGGTGACCCGCATCCAAGCAGGCACGACGACCAACATCATCCCGGAGACCGCGGAGGTCGCCGGCACGATCCGCACACTGTCCGAGTCCACGCGCGCCCTGGTGAAGGCCGAGCTGCCGAAGGTGTGCGAAGCGGTCGGCGAGGCGCACGGGTGCCGCGTGCTGGTCGACATCGAGCCCGGCTACCCGGTCACGGTGAACGACCCGGACCAGGCGCTGCGGGTGCTGGACCTCGCCCAGCGCGTGCTCGGCCGGGCGGAGCTGATGCCCGACCCGATCATGGGCGCCGAGGACTTCTCCTACGTGCTGCAACGGGTGCTGGGCGCGTTCGCGTTCCTCGGCGCGTGCCCGCCGGACGTCGACCCGGCGGAGGCGCCGACCAACCACTCCAACCGCGTGCGCCACGACGAAGGCGCTTTCCCGGCGGGGGTCGCGATGTACGCGGCCTTCGCCCTCGACGCCCTGGCAGGATGA
- a CDS encoding tRNA adenosine deaminase-associated protein — translation MSVKEPVAGFAVAVVREDGKWRCSALDAGALTGLDAAITELAKLRSTGAVFGLLAVDDEFFVIVRPSPRGPSLLLSDAAAALDYDIAADVLDVLRVDLPDEEDDSIWPEGDLDILADVGLPGPELEVIAGEVDLYPDEQLQMIAQRCGFGGEFTALLDEI, via the coding sequence ATGTCGGTGAAGGAGCCGGTTGCGGGATTCGCGGTGGCCGTGGTCCGGGAGGACGGCAAGTGGCGCTGCAGCGCGCTCGACGCCGGCGCACTCACGGGGTTGGACGCCGCCATCACCGAGCTGGCCAAGTTGCGGTCCACGGGGGCCGTGTTCGGCCTGCTCGCGGTGGACGACGAGTTCTTCGTGATCGTGCGGCCGAGCCCACGCGGACCGTCCCTGCTGCTCTCGGATGCGGCGGCGGCGCTGGACTACGACATCGCCGCCGACGTGCTCGACGTGCTGCGGGTCGATCTGCCGGACGAGGAGGACGACTCGATCTGGCCGGAGGGCGACCTCGACATCCTCGCCGACGTCGGCCTGCCCGGGCCTGAGCTCGAGGTGATCGCGGGCGAGGTCGACCTCTACCCGGACGAGCAGCTGCAGATGATCGCGCAGCGCTGCGGGTTCGGCGGCGAGTTCACCGCGCTGCTCGACGAGATCTGA
- a CDS encoding nucleoside deaminase translates to MSDADLVSVALAAARESGPDVPIGAAVFAPDGRLLARAHNAREELGDPTAHAEVIALREAAREFGDGWRLDGCTLAVTVEPCTMCAGALVLARVARVVFGAWEPRTGAVGSLWDVVRDRRLNHRPEVRGGVLEAECAALLAEFFTGHRDV, encoded by the coding sequence GTGTCGGACGCCGACCTGGTGTCCGTGGCGCTGGCCGCGGCGCGGGAGTCGGGGCCGGACGTGCCGATCGGCGCCGCCGTGTTCGCACCCGACGGCCGCCTGCTCGCCCGCGCCCACAACGCCCGCGAGGAGCTGGGCGACCCGACGGCGCACGCCGAGGTCATCGCGCTGCGGGAGGCGGCCCGCGAGTTCGGCGACGGCTGGCGCCTGGACGGCTGCACGCTCGCGGTGACGGTCGAGCCGTGCACGATGTGCGCCGGGGCGCTGGTGCTCGCGCGCGTGGCCCGGGTCGTGTTCGGGGCGTGGGAGCCGCGCACCGGAGCGGTCGGGTCGCTGTGGGACGTGGTGCGCGACCGGCGGCTCAACCACCGGCCCGAGGTGCGCGGCGGGGTCCTGGAGGCCGAGTGCGCCGCGCTGCTCGCCGAGTTCTTCACCGGTCACCGGGACGTGTGA
- a CDS encoding CsbD family protein produces the protein MNVVKNRMTSRSRQAKGGARELFGRLTGKRRHQSAGRAERIRGAVRETTTEVADWAATAARDAQRRFRSR, from the coding sequence ATGAACGTCGTGAAGAACCGGATGACGAGCCGGTCCCGCCAGGCCAAGGGCGGGGCGCGGGAGCTGTTCGGCCGCCTCACCGGTAAGCGCCGCCACCAGAGTGCCGGCCGCGCCGAGCGGATCCGCGGTGCCGTGCGCGAGACGACGACCGAGGTGGCGGACTGGGCGGCCACCGCCGCGCGGGACGCGCAGCGCCGCTTCCGCTCCAGGTGA
- a CDS encoding endonuclease/exonuclease/phosphatase family protein codes for MTTSRRIGVLAAAALAGVTVAAAPASAASPDVVIAEVYGGGGNSGATLTSDFIEIATVGGSVAMDGWSVQYLPGSPSASSKWQVTALSGSVAAGGRYLVAEATGSGGTVSLPTADAAGSISMAAGSGTVALVHGTTPLTCVTAADCAADPRVRDLVGYGSATVREGSPAPAASNTTSVARATLTDTDSNSADFAAGAPTPVNTKGETTGGDVGGTPAKAHDIQGTTRLSPLAGKKVTDVTGVVTALRTFGSARGFWMTDPQPDADPRTSEGVLVFTGSTTPAVAVGDAVTVSGTVTEYYPDSPTSSIYQSTTEITGPKWTVQSSGNPLPAATAITPATVPGTLAPEAGGNTEALPLDPAKYSLDFWESHEGEVVSVQDVRAVGPSTEYYELYVTTKPGENRTDRGGTIYTGYDSPNTGILKIESLIPFAQRPFPQADTGDTLTGLTSGPVEYDSFGGYTLQATTLGEVKDGGIQREVTRKQSPSELAVATYNVENLSAVDDQAKFDQLARGIVDNLASPDIVTLEEIQDNNGPEGEGDGVVAADQTLKRFTDSIAAAGGPRYEWRQIDPQDLTDGGEPGGNIRVGFLFNPRRLSFVDRPGGDATTAVSVVQERGKPHLSVSPGRVDPGNPAWASSRKPLAGEFVFHGHTVFVIANHFNSKGGDQPTHGRYQPPARSSEVQRGQQAQVLRGFVDQLLKADPLADVIVAGDLNDYQFSPALKTLTAGGALTDQIDRLPSDERYSYVYEGNSQVLDHILTSRALRWVDYDVVHINAEFAEQASDHDPQIIRYRPTL; via the coding sequence GTGACGACCAGTCGAAGAATCGGCGTGCTCGCCGCTGCTGCTCTGGCGGGTGTGACCGTCGCCGCCGCGCCGGCGTCGGCGGCGAGCCCGGACGTCGTGATCGCCGAGGTCTACGGCGGCGGTGGCAACAGCGGCGCCACGCTGACCAGCGACTTCATCGAGATCGCCACGGTAGGCGGCAGTGTCGCCATGGACGGCTGGAGCGTGCAGTACCTGCCCGGATCGCCCAGCGCGTCGAGCAAGTGGCAGGTGACCGCCCTGTCCGGCTCCGTCGCGGCGGGCGGGCGGTACCTGGTCGCCGAGGCCACCGGATCGGGTGGCACGGTGTCGCTGCCCACCGCCGACGCCGCCGGATCGATCTCGATGGCCGCGGGGTCCGGCACGGTCGCCCTCGTCCACGGCACCACCCCGCTCACCTGCGTCACCGCCGCCGATTGCGCCGCCGACCCGCGGGTCCGCGACCTCGTCGGCTACGGCTCGGCGACCGTCCGCGAAGGCAGCCCGGCGCCCGCGGCGAGCAACACCACGTCGGTCGCCCGCGCCACGCTGACCGACACCGACAGCAACTCCGCCGACTTCGCGGCAGGCGCCCCGACGCCGGTCAACACCAAGGGTGAGACCACCGGCGGCGACGTGGGCGGCACCCCGGCCAAGGCCCACGACATCCAGGGCACGACCCGGCTGTCGCCCCTGGCGGGCAAGAAGGTCACCGACGTGACCGGGGTCGTCACCGCGCTGCGCACCTTCGGCTCCGCGCGCGGGTTCTGGATGACCGACCCGCAGCCCGACGCCGACCCGCGAACCAGCGAGGGCGTGCTGGTGTTCACCGGCTCGACCACGCCCGCGGTGGCCGTCGGCGACGCGGTCACCGTGTCCGGCACCGTCACCGAGTACTACCCGGACAGCCCCACCAGCTCGATCTACCAGTCCACCACCGAGATCACCGGTCCGAAGTGGACGGTCCAGTCGAGCGGCAACCCGCTGCCCGCCGCGACCGCGATCACGCCGGCCACCGTGCCCGGCACCCTCGCCCCCGAGGCAGGCGGCAACACCGAAGCCCTGCCGCTGGACCCGGCGAAGTACTCGCTGGACTTCTGGGAGTCGCACGAGGGCGAGGTCGTCAGCGTGCAGGACGTCCGGGCGGTCGGGCCGTCCACCGAGTACTACGAGCTGTACGTCACCACCAAGCCGGGGGAGAACCGGACCGACCGCGGCGGCACGATCTACACCGGCTACGACAGCCCGAACACCGGCATCCTCAAGATCGAGTCGCTGATCCCGTTCGCGCAGCGCCCGTTCCCGCAGGCGGACACCGGCGACACCCTGACCGGCCTCACCTCCGGCCCGGTCGAGTACGACAGCTTCGGCGGGTACACGCTCCAGGCCACCACTCTGGGCGAGGTGAAGGACGGCGGCATCCAGCGCGAGGTGACGCGCAAGCAGTCGCCGAGCGAGCTGGCCGTGGCCACCTACAACGTCGAGAACCTGTCCGCCGTGGACGACCAGGCCAAGTTCGACCAGCTGGCGCGTGGCATCGTGGACAACCTGGCGTCGCCGGACATCGTGACCCTGGAGGAGATCCAGGACAACAACGGCCCCGAGGGCGAAGGCGACGGCGTGGTGGCCGCCGACCAGACGCTGAAGCGGTTCACCGACTCGATCGCCGCCGCGGGCGGGCCGCGCTACGAGTGGCGGCAGATCGACCCGCAGGACCTCACCGACGGCGGCGAGCCGGGCGGCAACATCCGCGTCGGGTTCCTGTTCAACCCGCGCCGGTTGTCCTTCGTGGACCGTCCGGGCGGTGACGCGACCACGGCGGTGTCCGTGGTGCAGGAGCGCGGCAAGCCGCACCTGTCGGTGTCGCCGGGGCGCGTGGACCCGGGCAACCCGGCGTGGGCGAGCAGCCGCAAGCCGCTGGCCGGGGAGTTCGTCTTCCACGGCCACACGGTGTTCGTGATCGCCAACCACTTCAACTCGAAGGGGGGCGACCAGCCGACGCACGGCCGCTACCAGCCGCCGGCGCGGAGTTCGGAGGTGCAGCGCGGGCAGCAGGCGCAGGTGCTGCGCGGGTTCGTCGACCAGCTGCTGAAGGCGGATCCCTTGGCGGACGTCATCGTGGCCGGTGACCTGAACGACTACCAGTTCTCGCCCGCGCTGAAGACGCTTACCGCGGGCGGCGCGCTGACCGACCAGATCGACCGGCTGCCGTCCGACGAGCGGTACAGCTACGTATACGAGGGCAACTCGCAGGTGCTGGACCACATCCTGACCTCGCGGGCGCTGCGGTGGGTCGACTACGACGTGGTGCACATCAACGCCGAGTTCGCCGAGCAGGCGAGCGACCACGACCCGCAGATCATCCGGTACCGCCCGACCCTCTGA
- a CDS encoding YbaB/EbfC family nucleoid-associated protein, protein MNRELTTQSEGVEERPAARRRQAAQQVVTAQDDWGLVEVGVAGNGEVLEVAINSALFEHVKPSDLAEAMLQAARAAQRRARQLHR, encoded by the coding sequence GTGAACCGCGAGCTGACCACCCAGTCCGAGGGCGTGGAGGAGCGTCCGGCCGCCCGGCGACGGCAGGCCGCCCAGCAGGTCGTCACCGCGCAGGACGACTGGGGGCTGGTCGAGGTGGGGGTCGCCGGCAACGGGGAGGTCCTCGAAGTCGCGATCAACTCCGCCCTCTTCGAACACGTGAAGCCGTCGGACCTGGCCGAGGCGATGCTGCAGGCCGCCCGCGCCGCTCAACGCCGCGCCCGCCAGCTGCACCGCTGA